In Rattus norvegicus strain BN/NHsdMcwi chromosome 3, GRCr8, whole genome shotgun sequence, a genomic segment contains:
- the Cimip2a gene encoding ciliary microtubule inner protein 2A isoform X1 produces the protein MSKPKFIEDFSKSKPPWMPCRDLTEPYIPHYTNLKPYKNFEILGKLPRQEVDTQGMPQGENISRHVPLPAGFMPYPPYPPCPPGRKGEARDLGHPGLLLAYGEEAWKNAAPLQETPGRYHQLYHCRRDEYLPPHPPQETLDVGRYQRLPQLDHPNLIQRKAISGYAGFVPRFAWVMGMNYRDGVIQAMDDFDKNQFVFKHPVCTLGERLPKTHWPTTTIYRSQGLIPFYMGFIPSMQDNYAMTFGNSTRRAYQKELERRSQTL, from the exons ATGTCCAAGCCCAAGTTCATTGAGGACTTCAGCAAATCCAAGCCACCATGGATGCCCTGCAGGGACCTGACAGAGCCTTACATCCCCCACTATACCA ATCTGAAACCCTACAAGAATTTCGAGATTCTGGGCAAGCTCCCACGCCAGGAGGTGGACACCCAGGGGATGCCACAGGGAGAGAACATATCCAGACATGTTCCACTACCTGCGGGCTTCATGCCTTATCCCCCCTACCCACCATGCCCTCCAGGCAGAAAGGGGGAAGCTAGAGACCTGGGCCATCCAGGTCTACTGCTGGCATATGGGGAAGAGGCTTGGAAGAATGCAGCACCTCTTCAGGAGACCCCAGGGAGGTACCACCAG ctataccactgcagGAGGGACGAGTACCTGCCTCCACATCCCCCACAGGAGACACTAGATGTGGGCAGATACCAGCGACTGCCCCAGCTAGACCACCCCAACCTAATCCAACGCAAGGCCATCTCAG GTTATGCTGGCTTTGTTCCCCGGTTTGCCTGGGTAATGGGGATGAATTATCGTGATGGAGTCATACAAGCGATGGATGACTTTGACAAGAACCAG TTTGTGTTCAAGCACCCAGTCTGTACGCTGGGTGAAAGGCTGCCCAAGACCCACTGGCCAACCACCACCATCTACAGAAGCCAAGGCCTCATTCCTTTCTACATGGGCTTCATCCCAT CCATGCAGGACAACTATGCAATGACCTTCGGTAACAGCACCCGGAGAGCCTATCAGAAGGAACTGGAGAGGCGCAGCCAGACACTATGA
- the Stpg3 gene encoding protein STPG3 isoform X2: protein MNFDQKAVKFLANFYINGGKHWTRGPLSQKSLHLTQSNATVLWWDQELEAAWDEMWLPKMKRASSGFKLKSGTPNESTPIGTGTLRELWLERRPPILTDLDVPGPTQYEAPNVSLRESSPHPQYTIGRKYPGREGGGRRAWQTMWLQSESPFTQKTDFNRETKWPSPAEYTPLSQPAFPAFSFGSRRRSSAKIPERHFRPGMLRARGPCNYTPLLATSKPSGEKRPGPNTYNIFPGCRLQSTRSPAFSMSRSPAFASWVSSTRTPGPAAYYVEDCYNSRFPSPPGVVIQGVRRPKRHDTGPFCTLIE, encoded by the exons ATGAACTTTGACCAGAAGGCTGTGAAATTCCTGGCAAACTTTTACATCAATGGAGGCAAACACTGGACTCGGGGACCCCTGAGTCAGAAATCTCTTCACCTCACCCA GTCCAATGCTACTGTGCTATGGTGGGACCAGGAGCTGGAGGCTGCCTGGGATGAGATGTGGCTCCCAAAGATGAAGAGAGCTTCAAGCGGCTTCAAATTAAAATCAGGCACTCCTAATGAGTCCACACCTATTGGCACAGGGACTCTGAGGGAGCTGT GGCTAGAGAGACGTCCTCCAATCCTGACAGACCTGGATGTCCCTGGCCCAACCCAGTATGAGGCGCCCAATGTGTCTCTGCGAGAATCTTCTCCACACCCCCAATACACCATCGGGCGCAAGTACCCGGGTCGAG AGGGTGGTGGCCGCAGGGCATGGCAGACCATGTGGCTCCAGAGTGAAAGCCCCTTCACACAGAAGACTGACTTCAACCGAGAGACAAAG TGGCCATCGCCTGCCGAGTACACGCCGTTGAGTCAGCCTGCCTTCCCGGCCTTCAGCTTTGGAAGCCGCCGTCGCTCTTCGGCCAAAATACCTGAGAGGCATTTCCGCCCGGGGATGCTCCGAGCCCGAGGTCCTTGTAACTATACCCCACTCTTGGCTACCTCAAAGCCCTCTGGCGAGAAGCGACCCGGCCCCAACACCTATAACATCTTTCCTGGGTGCCGTCTGCAGAGCACACGCTCACCCGCCTTCTCCATGAGCCGCTCTCCTGCGTTTGCATCCTGGGTCAGCTCCA CCCGAACCCCAGGTCCAGCTGCCTACTACGTGGAAGACTGCTACAATTCACGCTTCCCTTCTCCACCTGGAGTAGTTATCCAAGGAGTGCGGAGACCCAAGCGCCATGACACAGGCCCCTTCTGCACACT GATAGAATAG
- the Tubb4b gene encoding tubulin beta-4B chain, giving the protein MREIVHLQAGQCGNQIGAKFWEVISDEHGIDPTGTYHGDSDLQLERINVYYNEATGGKYVPRAVLVDLEPGTMDSVRSGPFGQIFRPDNFVFGQSGAGNNWAKGHYTEGAELVDSVLDVVRKEAESCDCLQGFQLTHSLGGGTGSGMGTLLISKIREEYPDRIMNTFSVVPSPKVSDTVVEPYNATLSVHQLVENTDETYCIDNEALYDICFRTLKLTTPTYGDLNHLVSATMSGVTTCLRFPGQLNADLRKLAVNMVPFPRLHFFMPGFAPLTSRGSQQYRALTVPELTQQMFDAKNMMAACDPRHGRYLTVAAVFRGRMSMKEVDEQMLNVQNKNSSYFVEWIPNNVKTAVCDIPPRGLKMSATFIGNSTAIQELFKRISEQFTAMFRRKAFLHWYTGEGMDEMEFTEAESNMNDLVSEYQQYQDATAEEEGEFEEEAEEEVA; this is encoded by the exons ATGAGGGAGATCGTGCACCTGCAGGCTGGGCAGTGCGGCAACCAGATTGGCGCCAAG TTCTGGGAGGTAATCAGCGACGAGCATGGCATTGATCCCACTGGCACGTACCACGGAGATAGCGACCTCCAGCTGGAGCGCATCAACGTGTACTACAACGAGGCCACCG GTGGCAAGTATGTGCCCCGCGCTGTGCTCGTGGACTTGGAGCCCGGCACCATGGACTCGGTGCGCTCAGGGCCCTTCGGGCAGATCTTCAGACCTGATAACTTCGTTTTTG GTCAGAGTGGGGCTGGGAACAACTGGGCCAAGGGGCACTACACAGAAGGTGCAGAGCTGGTTGACTCGGTGTTGGACGTTGTGAGGAAGGAAGCTGAGAGCTGTGACTGCCTGCAAGGCTTCCAGCTGACCCACTCCCTGGGTGGGGGGACTGGGTCTGGGATGGGTACCCTCCTTATCAGCAAGATCCGGGAGGAGTACCCAGACAGAATCATGAACACCTTCAGTGTGGTCCCTTCCCCCAAGGTGTCGGACACAGTGGTTGAGCCCTACAATGCCACCCTTTCAGTCCACCAGCTTGTTGAAAACACAGATGAGACCTATTGTATTGATAATGAAGCACTCTATGACATCTGCTTCAGAACCCTAAAGCTGACCACACCCACTTATGGTGACCTGAACCATCTAGTGTCCGCCACCATGAGTGGGGTAACCACTTGCCTACGATTCCCTGGCCAGCTAAATGCTGACCTGCGGAAACTGGCTGTAAATATGGTGCCCTTCCCTCGCCTGCACTTCTTCATGCCTGGCTTTGCCCCCTTGACCAGCCGGGGAAGCCAGCAGTACCGAGCCCTGACAGTTCCTGAGCTCACCCAGCAGATGTTTGATGCTAAGAACATGATGGCTGCCTGTGATCCCCGCCATGGGCGCTACTTGACAGTGGCTGCCGTGTTCAGGGGCCGCATGTCTATGAAGGAGGTGGACGAACAGATGCTTAATGTCCAAAACAAGAACAGCAGCTACTTTGTTGAGTGGATCCCCAACAACGTGAAAACAGCTGTCTGTGACATTCCACCTCGGGGCCTAAAAATGTCCGCCACCTTCATTGGCAACAGCACGGCTATTCAGGAGCTGTTCAAACGCATCTCAGAGCAGTTCACAGCCATGTTCCGACGCAAGGCCTTCCTACACTGGTACACGGGCGAGGGCATGGATGAGATGGAGTTCACTGAGGCTGAGAGCAACATGAATGACCTGGTGTCCGAGTACCAGCAGTACCAGGATGCtacagctgaggaggaaggagagtttgaggaggaggctgaggaggaggtggCTTAG
- the Stpg3 gene encoding protein STPG3 isoform X4: MNFDQKAVKFLANFYINGGKHWTRGPLSQKSLHLTQSNATVLWWDQELEAAWDEMWLPKMKRASSGFKLKSGTPNESTPIGTGTLRELWLERRPPILTDLDVPGPTQYEAPNVSLRESSPHPQYTIGRKYPGREGGGRRAWQTMWLQSESPFTQKTDFNRETKWPSPAEYTPLSQPAFPAFSFGSRRRSSAKIPERHFRPGMLRARGPCNYTPLLATSKPSGEKRPGPNTYNIFPGCRLQSTRSPAFSMSRSPAFASWVSSR; this comes from the exons ATGAACTTTGACCAGAAGGCTGTGAAATTCCTGGCAAACTTTTACATCAATGGAGGCAAACACTGGACTCGGGGACCCCTGAGTCAGAAATCTCTTCACCTCACCCA GTCCAATGCTACTGTGCTATGGTGGGACCAGGAGCTGGAGGCTGCCTGGGATGAGATGTGGCTCCCAAAGATGAAGAGAGCTTCAAGCGGCTTCAAATTAAAATCAGGCACTCCTAATGAGTCCACACCTATTGGCACAGGGACTCTGAGGGAGCTGT GGCTAGAGAGACGTCCTCCAATCCTGACAGACCTGGATGTCCCTGGCCCAACCCAGTATGAGGCGCCCAATGTGTCTCTGCGAGAATCTTCTCCACACCCCCAATACACCATCGGGCGCAAGTACCCGGGTCGAG AGGGTGGTGGCCGCAGGGCATGGCAGACCATGTGGCTCCAGAGTGAAAGCCCCTTCACACAGAAGACTGACTTCAACCGAGAGACAAAG TGGCCATCGCCTGCCGAGTACACGCCGTTGAGTCAGCCTGCCTTCCCGGCCTTCAGCTTTGGAAGCCGCCGTCGCTCTTCGGCCAAAATACCTGAGAGGCATTTCCGCCCGGGGATGCTCCGAGCCCGAGGTCCTTGTAACTATACCCCACTCTTGGCTACCTCAAAGCCCTCTGGCGAGAAGCGACCCGGCCCCAACACCTATAACATCTTTCCTGGGTGCCGTCTGCAGAGCACACGCTCACCCGCCTTCTCCATGAGCCGCTCTCCTGCGTTTGCATCCTGGGTCAGCTCCA GATAG
- the Stpg3 gene encoding protein STPG3 isoform X3: MNFDQKAVKFLANFYINGGKHWTRGPLSQKSLHLTQSNATVLWWDQELEAAWDEMWLPKMKRASSGFKLKSGTPNESTPIGTGTLRELWLERRPPILTDLDVPGPTQYEAPNVSLRESSPHPQYTIGRKYPGREGGGRRAWQTMWLQSESPFTQKTDFNRETKWPSPAEYTPLSQPAFPAFSFGSRRRSSAKIPERHFRPGMLRARGPCNYTPLLATSKPSGEKRPGPNTYNIFPGCRLQSTRSPAFSMSRSPAFASWVSSTRTPGPAAYYVEDCYNSRFPSPPGVVIQGVRRPKRHDTGPFCTL, from the exons ATGAACTTTGACCAGAAGGCTGTGAAATTCCTGGCAAACTTTTACATCAATGGAGGCAAACACTGGACTCGGGGACCCCTGAGTCAGAAATCTCTTCACCTCACCCA GTCCAATGCTACTGTGCTATGGTGGGACCAGGAGCTGGAGGCTGCCTGGGATGAGATGTGGCTCCCAAAGATGAAGAGAGCTTCAAGCGGCTTCAAATTAAAATCAGGCACTCCTAATGAGTCCACACCTATTGGCACAGGGACTCTGAGGGAGCTGT GGCTAGAGAGACGTCCTCCAATCCTGACAGACCTGGATGTCCCTGGCCCAACCCAGTATGAGGCGCCCAATGTGTCTCTGCGAGAATCTTCTCCACACCCCCAATACACCATCGGGCGCAAGTACCCGGGTCGAG AGGGTGGTGGCCGCAGGGCATGGCAGACCATGTGGCTCCAGAGTGAAAGCCCCTTCACACAGAAGACTGACTTCAACCGAGAGACAAAG TGGCCATCGCCTGCCGAGTACACGCCGTTGAGTCAGCCTGCCTTCCCGGCCTTCAGCTTTGGAAGCCGCCGTCGCTCTTCGGCCAAAATACCTGAGAGGCATTTCCGCCCGGGGATGCTCCGAGCCCGAGGTCCTTGTAACTATACCCCACTCTTGGCTACCTCAAAGCCCTCTGGCGAGAAGCGACCCGGCCCCAACACCTATAACATCTTTCCTGGGTGCCGTCTGCAGAGCACACGCTCACCCGCCTTCTCCATGAGCCGCTCTCCTGCGTTTGCATCCTGGGTCAGCTCCA CCCGAACCCCAGGTCCAGCTGCCTACTACGTGGAAGACTGCTACAATTCACGCTTCCCTTCTCCACCTGGAGTAGTTATCCAAGGAGTGCGGAGACCCAAGCGCCATGACACAGGCCCCTTCTGCACACTGTAG
- the Cimip2a gene encoding ciliary microtubule inner protein 2A, giving the protein MTATQKHNLFTPEPHYIPGYAGFYPQLRYQVGNTYGRTTAQLLTDPSVQKSPCSVLSPMSKPKFIEDFSKSKPPWMPCRDLTEPYIPHYTNLKPYKNFEILGKLPRQEVDTQGMPQGENISRHVPLPAGFMPYPPYPPCPPGRKGEARDLGHPGLLLAYGEEAWKNAAPLQETPGRYHQLYHCRRDEYLPPHPPQETLDVGRYQRLPQLDHPNLIQRKAISGYAGFVPRFAWVMGMNYRDGVIQAMDDFDKNQFVFKHPVCTLGERLPKTHWPTTTIYRSQGLIPFYMGFIPSMQDNYAMTFGNSTRRAYQKELERRSQTL; this is encoded by the exons ATGACAGCTACTCAGAAACACAACCTCTTCACTCCAGAACCCCACTACATCCCTGG CTATGCTGGTTTCTATCCTCAACTGCGCTACCAGGTGGGAAACACCTATGGCCGCACTACTGCACAGTTGCTCACAGATCCCAGTGTACAGAAGAGCCCCTGCTCTGTTCTGTCACCTATGTCCAAGCCCAAGTTCATTGAGGACTTCAGCAAATCCAAGCCACCATGGATGCCCTGCAGGGACCTGACAGAGCCTTACATCCCCCACTATACCA ATCTGAAACCCTACAAGAATTTCGAGATTCTGGGCAAGCTCCCACGCCAGGAGGTGGACACCCAGGGGATGCCACAGGGAGAGAACATATCCAGACATGTTCCACTACCTGCGGGCTTCATGCCTTATCCCCCCTACCCACCATGCCCTCCAGGCAGAAAGGGGGAAGCTAGAGACCTGGGCCATCCAGGTCTACTGCTGGCATATGGGGAAGAGGCTTGGAAGAATGCAGCACCTCTTCAGGAGACCCCAGGGAGGTACCACCAG ctataccactgcagGAGGGACGAGTACCTGCCTCCACATCCCCCACAGGAGACACTAGATGTGGGCAGATACCAGCGACTGCCCCAGCTAGACCACCCCAACCTAATCCAACGCAAGGCCATCTCAG GTTATGCTGGCTTTGTTCCCCGGTTTGCCTGGGTAATGGGGATGAATTATCGTGATGGAGTCATACAAGCGATGGATGACTTTGACAAGAACCAG TTTGTGTTCAAGCACCCAGTCTGTACGCTGGGTGAAAGGCTGCCCAAGACCCACTGGCCAACCACCACCATCTACAGAAGCCAAGGCCTCATTCCTTTCTACATGGGCTTCATCCCAT CCATGCAGGACAACTATGCAATGACCTTCGGTAACAGCACCCGGAGAGCCTATCAGAAGGAACTGGAGAGGCGCAGCCAGACACTATGA
- the Stpg3 gene encoding protein STPG3 isoform X1 has protein sequence MNFDQKAVKFLANFYINGGKHWTRGPLSQKSLHLTQSNATVLWWDQELEAAWDEMWLPKMKRASSGFKLKSGTPNESTPIGTGTLRELWLERRPPILTDLDVPGPTQYEAPNVSLRESSPHPQYTIGRKYPGREGGGRRAWQTMWLQSESPFTQKTDFNRETKWPSPAEYTPLSQPAFPAFSFGSRRRSSAKIPERHFRPGMLRARGPCNYTPLLATSKPSGEKRPGPNTYNIFPGCRLQSTRSPAFSMSRSPAFASWVSSSKEDLEKEAWGWFGSWAAGEGKDAGVRTRVSSLSLQPEPQVQLPTTWKTATIHASLLHLE, from the exons ATGAACTTTGACCAGAAGGCTGTGAAATTCCTGGCAAACTTTTACATCAATGGAGGCAAACACTGGACTCGGGGACCCCTGAGTCAGAAATCTCTTCACCTCACCCA GTCCAATGCTACTGTGCTATGGTGGGACCAGGAGCTGGAGGCTGCCTGGGATGAGATGTGGCTCCCAAAGATGAAGAGAGCTTCAAGCGGCTTCAAATTAAAATCAGGCACTCCTAATGAGTCCACACCTATTGGCACAGGGACTCTGAGGGAGCTGT GGCTAGAGAGACGTCCTCCAATCCTGACAGACCTGGATGTCCCTGGCCCAACCCAGTATGAGGCGCCCAATGTGTCTCTGCGAGAATCTTCTCCACACCCCCAATACACCATCGGGCGCAAGTACCCGGGTCGAG AGGGTGGTGGCCGCAGGGCATGGCAGACCATGTGGCTCCAGAGTGAAAGCCCCTTCACACAGAAGACTGACTTCAACCGAGAGACAAAG TGGCCATCGCCTGCCGAGTACACGCCGTTGAGTCAGCCTGCCTTCCCGGCCTTCAGCTTTGGAAGCCGCCGTCGCTCTTCGGCCAAAATACCTGAGAGGCATTTCCGCCCGGGGATGCTCCGAGCCCGAGGTCCTTGTAACTATACCCCACTCTTGGCTACCTCAAAGCCCTCTGGCGAGAAGCGACCCGGCCCCAACACCTATAACATCTTTCCTGGGTGCCGTCTGCAGAGCACACGCTCACCCGCCTTCTCCATGAGCCGCTCTCCTGCGTTTGCATCCTGGGTCAGCTCCAGTAAGGAAGACCTAGAAAAAGAGGCTTGGGGGTGGTTTGGGTCTTGGGccgcaggggaagggaaggatgcTGGGGTGAGGACTAGGGTCAGCTCACTCTCTCTGCAGCCCGAACCCCAGGTCCAGCTGCCTACTACGTGGAAGACTGCTACAATTCACGCTTCCCTTCTCCACCTGGAGTAG
- the Cimip2a gene encoding ciliary microtubule inner protein 2A isoform X2, which produces MTATQKHNLFTPEPHYIPGYAGFYPQLRYQVGNTYGRTTAQLLTDPSVQKSPCSVLSPMSKPKFIEDFSKSKPPWMPCRDLTEPYIPHYTNLKPYKNFEILGKLPRQEVDTQGMPQGENISRHVPLPAGFMPYPPYPPCPPGRKGEARDLGHPGLLLAYGEEAWKNAAPLQETPGRYHQLYHCRRDEYLPPHPPQETLDVGRYQRLPQLDHPNLIQRKAISAWLNL; this is translated from the exons ATGACAGCTACTCAGAAACACAACCTCTTCACTCCAGAACCCCACTACATCCCTGG CTATGCTGGTTTCTATCCTCAACTGCGCTACCAGGTGGGAAACACCTATGGCCGCACTACTGCACAGTTGCTCACAGATCCCAGTGTACAGAAGAGCCCCTGCTCTGTTCTGTCACCTATGTCCAAGCCCAAGTTCATTGAGGACTTCAGCAAATCCAAGCCACCATGGATGCCCTGCAGGGACCTGACAGAGCCTTACATCCCCCACTATACCA ATCTGAAACCCTACAAGAATTTCGAGATTCTGGGCAAGCTCCCACGCCAGGAGGTGGACACCCAGGGGATGCCACAGGGAGAGAACATATCCAGACATGTTCCACTACCTGCGGGCTTCATGCCTTATCCCCCCTACCCACCATGCCCTCCAGGCAGAAAGGGGGAAGCTAGAGACCTGGGCCATCCAGGTCTACTGCTGGCATATGGGGAAGAGGCTTGGAAGAATGCAGCACCTCTTCAGGAGACCCCAGGGAGGTACCACCAG ctataccactgcagGAGGGACGAGTACCTGCCTCCACATCCCCCACAGGAGACACTAGATGTGGGCAGATACCAGCGACTGCCCCAGCTAGACCACCCCAACCTAATCCAACGCAAGGCCATCTCAG cctggctcAACCTTTAG